One window of the Chryseotalea sp. WA131a genome contains the following:
- a CDS encoding leucine-rich repeat domain-containing protein, translating to MKAPKQGILLLILVGFATTSWSQNKLPIFKEKTDSIEYEKISLRMRELFTMMRDTSNINRDSISTRVSYLMKRQESMRDKISGFRYAFEPAYRVLEDILPEERDTITQVAIIKKSELPTALYRFKNLKALELIDNRMNKLPRKLRKFKNLATLKIYSDKSGKNLKLPKNSTIKTLIICSPHLPKKFNSLKNLHRLDLSKNNLKEFPKLSGCKKLTELSLRENQLTLENLKANSKTLEILELQNNHVKHVPAALVNFPNLKRLGLNYNQIESMDGQLAQLNKLEQVGLYSNQLVAVPEALYQISSLKELDLYYNQIERLGEKAANWKKLEVLYLSNNKLLSLPLNIGELSNLRELYLHSNRLSELPESVGKLANLKILRVNSNYLPLVPDALSNLQKMERLDIANNQLNSLPFSFFQLPKLKFISLLGNQWDEATRKEIRKQAEELEKKEVVVLFN from the coding sequence ATGAAAGCACCAAAGCAGGGTATTTTACTATTGATTTTGGTTGGATTTGCAACCACAAGCTGGAGCCAAAACAAACTGCCAATCTTTAAAGAAAAAACGGACTCGATTGAATACGAAAAAATCAGTCTCCGCATGCGCGAACTCTTTACCATGATGCGCGATACCAGCAACATCAATCGCGATAGCATCTCTACTCGTGTCTCGTATTTAATGAAACGGCAAGAAAGCATGCGCGACAAAATTAGTGGCTTTCGGTATGCATTTGAACCCGCTTATCGAGTACTTGAGGATATCTTGCCAGAAGAGCGAGATACAATTACCCAAGTAGCCATCATCAAAAAATCTGAATTGCCAACAGCGCTCTATCGTTTCAAAAATCTGAAGGCGCTCGAGTTGATAGACAATCGGATGAACAAATTGCCGCGAAAACTTCGGAAGTTTAAAAACTTAGCCACACTAAAAATCTATTCCGATAAATCCGGAAAAAATTTGAAGCTGCCCAAAAATTCGACCATCAAAACGCTGATTATTTGCAGCCCTCATCTTCCTAAGAAATTCAATTCACTTAAGAATTTGCATCGACTGGATTTATCTAAAAATAATTTGAAGGAGTTTCCGAAACTAAGCGGATGCAAAAAATTAACAGAGCTTTCGTTGCGGGAAAATCAACTTACCCTTGAAAATCTTAAAGCCAACAGCAAAACGTTAGAGATACTGGAATTGCAAAACAATCATGTTAAACATGTGCCTGCTGCCCTTGTCAACTTTCCAAATTTGAAACGATTGGGGCTGAACTACAATCAGATTGAAAGCATGGATGGCCAATTAGCGCAGTTAAACAAATTGGAGCAAGTTGGTTTGTATTCCAATCAATTAGTTGCCGTGCCAGAAGCGTTGTATCAAATTAGTTCGCTAAAAGAATTAGACTTGTACTATAATCAAATCGAGCGGTTGGGCGAAAAGGCTGCGAATTGGAAAAAGTTAGAAGTGCTTTATCTATCCAACAACAAACTACTTTCACTGCCGCTAAACATTGGTGAATTATCAAATCTGAGAGAACTGTATTTGCACAGCAATCGACTGAGTGAATTGCCTGAGAGTGTTGGTAAACTTGCCAACCTTAAAATCTTGCGCGTCAACAGCAATTACCTTCCGTTAGTACCGGATGCCTTGTCAAACCTACAAAAAATGGAACGACTGGATATTGCCAACAATCAATTAAACTCATTGCCTTTCTCTTTCTTTCAATTACCCAAACTCAAATTCATTTCACTTTTGGGAAACCAGTGGGATGAGGCTACACGAAAAGAAATCAGAAAGCAAGCAGAGGAGTTAGAGAAGAAAGAGGTAGTGGTTTTGTTTAATTAA
- a CDS encoding DUF3536 domain-containing protein: MSTTSNKYICIHGHFYQPPRENAWLEVIEVQDSAHPYHDWNERINAECYDPNAASRILGKDGVIKKITNNYAKISFNFGPTLLSWMELNAKETYEGILEADRESIKYFGGHGSALAQVYNHIIMPLANQRDKETQVIWGIRDFEKRFKRKPEGMWLAETAVDYATLEVLAAHHIKFTVLAPRQAESFRKIGTESWTDVNEGTINTRKGYLCKLPSGKSINLFFYEGNISQGIAFNGLLNDGKRFAESLTNGIDKNDTEPQLVHVATDGETYGHHHKHGEMALAFCLDYMEKDKQVSLVNYGQFLEKFPPVDEVQIIENSSWSCVHGVERWRSDCGCNSGKGYHQKWRAPLREALDWLRDSVQKIFEEEGAKVLKDPWLARNEYIEVVLNRNDNTIQNLLQHHALPNASENRVLRILEMQRHAMLMYTSCGWFFDEISGIETTQVMQYACRVVQLASQIGSVDLEPEFTQRLEKAPSNTHENGSIVYQKLVLPARTNLKRVGMHFAVSSIFEEEPEALTIFNYSTSNESFIKKEAGEQKLVLSITKVKSLVTKSEKKFAFAVIYLGKHNIIGNISLDMQPDDFAGMQFRMVKAFEEGRLGDVMGIMQQYFGPEKYTIWQMFADEKRKILDMIAQQSLKDLESSLRRTYDTDYTLVNALSNNNVPIPNAYRTTFEYILNADLVNCFQPEKINTKEMERISQELTRWNLKIEDTGKIARLAGDSIFEEIRRIATDIGNVKRLHRLNRVFPLLKKFGLEPNFYKSQNLYFEISTEKKNTPETILPEWQEQFVLLGFNLGVKVEA; the protein is encoded by the coding sequence ATGAGCACCACATCCAATAAATACATCTGCATCCACGGTCATTTCTATCAACCACCACGCGAAAATGCTTGGCTGGAAGTGATCGAAGTGCAAGACTCTGCTCATCCTTATCACGATTGGAACGAGCGCATCAATGCTGAATGTTACGATCCGAACGCGGCCTCTCGCATTTTAGGCAAAGATGGTGTCATCAAAAAAATCACCAACAACTACGCGAAAATCAGTTTCAACTTTGGCCCTACGCTTTTATCCTGGATGGAATTAAATGCCAAAGAAACCTATGAAGGTATTTTGGAAGCTGACCGCGAGAGCATAAAGTATTTTGGAGGTCACGGTTCTGCGCTGGCCCAGGTGTACAACCACATCATCATGCCGTTGGCCAACCAGCGCGATAAAGAAACGCAAGTCATTTGGGGCATTCGCGATTTTGAAAAGAGATTTAAGCGTAAGCCAGAGGGAATGTGGCTGGCAGAAACGGCTGTTGATTATGCCACGCTGGAAGTTTTGGCTGCTCATCATATAAAGTTTACGGTGTTAGCTCCGCGCCAGGCAGAATCTTTTAGAAAAATCGGTACCGAATCTTGGACAGACGTGAACGAGGGCACTATTAATACCCGCAAAGGGTACCTCTGCAAACTGCCTTCTGGAAAATCCATCAACTTATTTTTCTACGAAGGCAACATCTCACAGGGCATTGCATTCAATGGGTTATTGAATGACGGAAAACGCTTTGCCGAAAGCCTCACCAACGGTATCGATAAAAATGATACGGAACCTCAATTGGTACACGTGGCAACCGATGGTGAAACATACGGACACCATCATAAGCATGGTGAAATGGCACTGGCTTTCTGTTTGGATTATATGGAAAAAGACAAGCAGGTGAGCCTGGTTAACTATGGACAATTTTTAGAGAAATTTCCTCCCGTGGATGAAGTGCAGATTATTGAAAACAGCTCGTGGAGTTGCGTGCATGGAGTAGAGCGGTGGCGCAGCGACTGTGGATGCAACAGCGGAAAAGGATATCACCAGAAATGGCGCGCTCCTTTGCGCGAGGCATTGGATTGGTTGCGCGATTCGGTGCAAAAAATATTTGAAGAAGAAGGTGCAAAAGTATTAAAGGACCCGTGGCTTGCACGCAACGAATACATTGAGGTGGTGTTGAACCGAAATGACAATACAATACAGAATCTGCTCCAGCATCACGCACTTCCGAACGCCTCCGAGAATAGGGTCTTACGCATATTGGAAATGCAGCGCCATGCCATGTTGATGTACACCAGTTGCGGTTGGTTTTTTGATGAGATCTCGGGAATAGAGACAACACAAGTGATGCAGTACGCCTGCCGGGTGGTGCAGTTGGCCAGCCAGATTGGTAGCGTTGATTTAGAACCTGAATTTACGCAGCGATTGGAAAAAGCACCCAGCAATACCCACGAAAATGGTTCGATCGTTTATCAAAAGCTAGTGTTGCCAGCCCGTACCAATTTAAAACGAGTGGGCATGCACTTTGCAGTCTCTTCCATTTTTGAAGAAGAACCCGAGGCACTCACCATTTTCAATTACAGCACCAGCAATGAATCGTTTATCAAAAAGGAAGCGGGGGAGCAAAAGTTGGTATTGAGCATCACCAAAGTAAAATCGCTGGTGACCAAATCAGAAAAGAAATTTGCCTTTGCGGTAATCTATTTGGGAAAGCACAATATCATTGGCAATATTTCTTTGGACATGCAGCCCGATGATTTTGCAGGCATGCAGTTTAGGATGGTGAAGGCATTTGAAGAAGGAAGATTGGGCGATGTGATGGGTATTATGCAACAATACTTTGGCCCAGAAAAATATACGATTTGGCAAATGTTTGCGGATGAGAAGCGCAAAATTTTGGATATGATTGCGCAGCAAAGCTTGAAAGATTTGGAAAGCTCGCTTCGCAGAACCTACGATACCGATTACACGTTGGTCAATGCACTTTCCAACAACAATGTACCAATACCCAATGCCTACCGCACCACCTTTGAGTATATTCTGAATGCCGATTTGGTCAATTGTTTCCAACCCGAAAAAATCAATACCAAAGAGATGGAACGCATTTCGCAGGAGTTGACAAGATGGAATTTGAAAATCGAAGACACGGGAAAAATAGCGCGTTTGGCGGGCGATAGTATTTTTGAAGAGATCAGACGGATCGCTACTGATATTGGCAACGTGAAGCGACTGCATCGGTTGAACCGTGTTTTTCCACTATTGAAAAAGTTTGGGTTAGAGCCTAATTTTTACAAAAGCCAGAATCTTTATTTTGAAATCTCCACTGAAAAGAAAAATACACCCGAAACCATTTTACCCGAATGGCAAGAGCAATTTGTGCTGCTTGGCTTTAATTTGGGCGTGAAGGTGGAGGCATAA
- a CDS encoding polyphosphate kinase 2 family protein: MITDKKLIDIKVLQVKAKRNIKLKSFSTKYSGKILNKQDSELLLDAGRKHLAEVQDKLYAHNKYGVLIVLQAMDAAGKDGAVKHIMSGFNPLGVKVYSFKAPSQQELDHNYLWRHELAVPSRGEIAIHNRSHYENVLVTKVHPEWILNENIPGIDTVKKIDKKFWEQRYKQIRRFEKNLTDNGTVILKFFLHVSKKEQKRRFLERIEDPAKNWKFSLSDLKERAFWDDYQKAYSEALSATSTEYAPWFVIPADDKWFARLAIASIIARQFDKLDINYPTVSPSQKAELQKAKLKLMAEKENEKIVKKTRVKK; encoded by the coding sequence ATGATTACCGACAAAAAATTGATTGACATTAAGGTCTTGCAAGTAAAGGCCAAGAGAAACATTAAGCTCAAGAGCTTCTCTACTAAATACTCGGGCAAAATTTTAAATAAGCAAGATTCAGAATTACTTCTTGATGCTGGCCGTAAACATTTGGCTGAAGTACAAGACAAACTGTATGCCCACAATAAATACGGAGTGCTGATTGTGTTGCAGGCCATGGATGCCGCGGGCAAAGATGGTGCGGTCAAACACATCATGTCAGGCTTTAATCCCTTAGGGGTAAAAGTGTACAGCTTTAAGGCACCCAGTCAGCAAGAGCTAGATCACAACTATTTGTGGCGGCACGAATTGGCCGTACCCTCACGTGGCGAAATTGCAATTCATAATCGCTCGCATTATGAAAATGTGTTGGTAACCAAAGTTCACCCCGAGTGGATTTTGAATGAAAATATCCCGGGTATCGATACCGTGAAAAAAATTGACAAAAAATTTTGGGAGCAGCGCTACAAGCAAATTCGCAGGTTTGAAAAGAATTTAACAGACAACGGAACTGTCATTCTGAAATTCTTTTTACACGTCTCTAAAAAAGAGCAAAAAAGAAGGTTTCTCGAACGCATTGAAGACCCTGCAAAAAATTGGAAATTTTCGCTGAGCGATTTAAAGGAGCGTGCTTTTTGGGACGACTATCAGAAAGCTTATAGTGAAGCACTAAGCGCCACCTCTACCGAGTACGCGCCTTGGTTTGTGATACCGGCTGATGACAAGTGGTTTGCTCGCTTAGCCATTGCTTCCATCATTGCTCGTCAATTTGATAAACTTGACATTAATTACCCAACCGTAAGCCCTTCTCAAAAAGCAGAATTGCAAAAAGCAAAACTTAAGTTGATGGCAGAGAAAGAGAATGAGAAGATTGTTAAGAAAACGAGGGTTAAAAAGTAG
- the ppk1 gene encoding polyphosphate kinase 1, with protein MESLAADENPIAKQIYDSPYISRDLSWLKFNYRVLDQSKHIDRSIFDRLKFLAITASNLDEFCTIRVGSLYNYLDYGKERFDYSGLREEPFRQYLLTEIQKFVFEQNDYFIKRLKPLFERNNFRIAHYELLSDDDRLRVDQYFQRTIYPMLTPMMFDSYHTFPVLKNNRLLFGVVTKAPQDVVNQLRVSFIQVPSNIPRFYEILGLDGVISFVPVEDIVRHNIHHLFRNVEIAAINLFRINRNGDFTLEESEDIESNFLDELKRKLQTRRSGRVVRMDVEENPDPWLIRMLKIQWDLDDLNIFQIPRESMIDFSGINQIVGHKEFKNKRQQLPPQVKPISFPELGTRDLFEVLKERDILMHHPYNSMEPVLELLEKAAEDPYVLSIKITIYRLAKGDSRVSAALLKAAEAGKHVSVLFEVKARFDEENNLREAQKLQKAGCFVIYGVSSLKTHTKLLLIVRNEPDRVYRYVHLSSGNYNETTSRLYTDIGLLSTREAYANDVSEFFNVITGHSDPSTYRNLITSPRDMRNQLIALMRTEAENARNGKPSGIIIKFNSVQDKEFIDALYETSQAGVPVKLIVRGMCCLRPGRKGLSENIEVISIVGEYLEHSRIYYFHNDGDPKVYIGSADAMVRSFDRRIESLFMLEQDMLRQQAMNILRYNLRDNVNAYTMKEDGSYVIKEQNGEELFNIHKEFYKVTKEIIQEVKLF; from the coding sequence ATGGAGAGCCTAGCAGCGGATGAAAATCCCATTGCCAAACAGATTTACGATAGCCCGTATATCAGTCGCGATTTAAGCTGGTTGAAGTTTAACTACCGTGTGCTCGATCAGTCCAAGCACATCGACCGAAGCATTTTTGATCGGCTAAAGTTTCTGGCCATCACTGCCTCTAACCTCGATGAGTTTTGCACCATTCGCGTGGGCAGCTTGTACAATTACTTGGATTATGGCAAAGAGCGTTTTGATTATAGTGGCTTGCGCGAAGAGCCATTTCGACAATACCTGTTGACGGAGATTCAAAAATTTGTATTTGAGCAGAACGATTATTTTATCAAGCGACTCAAGCCGCTTTTTGAACGAAACAATTTTAGAATTGCCCATTACGAATTGCTATCAGACGATGACCGTTTACGGGTGGATCAATATTTTCAGCGCACGATTTATCCGATGTTGACACCGATGATGTTTGATAGTTACCATACTTTTCCGGTGCTAAAAAATAATCGTCTATTGTTTGGGGTGGTCACCAAAGCCCCGCAAGATGTGGTCAACCAATTGCGCGTATCGTTCATTCAAGTGCCGAGCAATATTCCACGCTTTTATGAAATTTTAGGATTGGATGGTGTGATTTCGTTTGTGCCGGTAGAAGACATTGTTCGTCATAATATTCATCACCTTTTTCGCAATGTAGAAATTGCGGCTATCAATTTGTTTCGGATCAATCGCAACGGAGATTTCACGTTGGAAGAGAGCGAAGATATTGAATCTAATTTTTTGGATGAATTGAAGCGCAAACTACAAACCCGCAGGTCGGGCAGAGTAGTGCGCATGGACGTGGAAGAAAATCCCGATCCGTGGTTGATCCGCATGTTGAAAATTCAATGGGATTTAGACGATTTGAATATTTTTCAAATCCCGCGCGAAAGCATGATTGATTTTTCGGGTATCAATCAAATTGTGGGTCACAAAGAATTTAAGAACAAGCGACAGCAACTTCCCCCGCAAGTAAAACCAATATCGTTTCCTGAATTGGGCACGCGCGATTTGTTTGAAGTATTGAAAGAGCGTGATATTTTGATGCACCATCCGTATAACTCCATGGAGCCGGTATTGGAGCTACTTGAGAAAGCAGCGGAAGATCCCTATGTGCTTTCGATCAAGATCACCATTTACCGATTGGCCAAAGGAGATTCGCGTGTGAGCGCTGCATTATTGAAAGCAGCCGAAGCTGGAAAACACGTTTCGGTTTTATTTGAAGTGAAGGCGCGCTTTGATGAAGAAAACAATTTGCGCGAAGCACAGAAACTACAGAAGGCGGGTTGCTTTGTGATTTATGGCGTGAGCAGTTTAAAGACGCATACCAAATTATTGTTGATTGTGCGTAACGAGCCCGACCGCGTATATCGGTATGTACACCTATCCAGTGGAAATTACAACGAAACAACTTCACGACTCTACACCGATATTGGATTGCTCAGCACGCGGGAGGCCTATGCCAACGATGTGTCAGAGTTTTTTAATGTTATTACGGGTCATTCCGATCCTTCTACCTATCGAAACTTAATCACTTCTCCACGCGACATGCGCAATCAGTTGATTGCGTTGATGCGGACAGAAGCAGAGAATGCACGAAACGGAAAACCTTCGGGCATCATCATTAAATTCAACTCTGTCCAGGACAAAGAGTTTATTGATGCCTTGTATGAAACCTCGCAAGCCGGAGTGCCTGTTAAGCTGATTGTGCGTGGCATGTGTTGCCTACGGCCAGGGCGCAAAGGCTTAAGCGAAAACATTGAAGTGATTTCGATTGTGGGCGAATACTTGGAACACTCGCGAATTTATTATTTCCATAATGACGGAGACCCCAAAGTGTACATCGGCAGTGCCGATGCCATGGTGCGCAGTTTTGATCGAAGAATTGAATCACTGTTTATGCTCGAGCAAGACATGCTGCGCCAGCAAGCCATGAATATTTTGCGCTACAACCTCCGCGACAATGTAAACGCTTACACCATGAAGGAAGACGGCAGCTACGTGATTAAAGAGCAAAACGGAGAGGAACTATTCAATATCCATAAAGAGTTTTACAAAGTCACCAAGGAGATTATACAAGAGGTGAAATTATTCTGA
- the gyrB gene encoding DNA topoisomerase (ATP-hydrolyzing) subunit B has translation MSEEQAKKDTSYSASNIQVLEGLEAVRKRPAMYIGDIGVKGLHHLVYEVVDNSIDEALAGYCDDVHVTIHEDNSITVEDNGRGIPTDMHEKEKRSALEVVMTVLHAGGKFDKDTYKVSGGLHGVGVSCVNALSSVLVATVYREGKIFEQEYQRGVPQYPVRVIGESEKRGTTVHFKPDFEIFTLTQEYNYETLANRLRELSFLNPGIKLNLKDLREKDENGVPKSNAFLSVGGLREFVEYLDSTREKLIAQPIYIENGNKSDIPIQVAMGYNTSYSENLVSYVNNINTHEGGTHVAGFRRALTRTLKSYADKSGLLEKAKVEISGDDFREGLTAVISVKVQEPQFEGQTKTKLGNSEAMGAVDVAVGEMLQNFLEENPREAKLIVSKVILAAQARIAAKKAREMVQRKNVLSGTGLPGKLADCASSDPAICELYLVEGDSAGGSAKQGRDRNFQAILPLRGKILNVEKAQEHKIYENEEIKNMITALGVSFGTADDSKALNLSKLRYHKVIIMTDADVDGSHIRTLILTFFFRYMRDLIEQGYVYIALPPLYQLKKGKDERYCWNEEQRDALIKEMSKEGKEDSVGVQRYKGLGEMNPEQLWTTTMDPQFRTLKQVNVESAAEADHLFSMLMGDEVAPRRDFIEKNAKYAKIDI, from the coding sequence ATGAGCGAAGAACAGGCAAAGAAAGACACGAGTTATTCAGCGAGTAATATTCAGGTTTTAGAAGGTTTAGAGGCGGTGCGCAAGCGCCCAGCCATGTATATTGGCGACATCGGTGTTAAGGGGCTCCACCATTTGGTGTATGAGGTGGTCGATAATTCTATTGATGAGGCGTTGGCCGGCTATTGCGATGATGTGCATGTCACCATTCACGAAGATAATTCCATCACAGTAGAAGACAATGGCCGTGGTATTCCTACCGATATGCACGAAAAAGAGAAGCGTTCAGCATTGGAGGTAGTCATGACGGTGCTTCATGCGGGCGGAAAGTTCGATAAAGACACCTATAAAGTTTCTGGCGGATTGCACGGGGTAGGAGTATCGTGCGTAAATGCGTTGTCATCTGTATTGGTGGCCACCGTTTACCGCGAAGGAAAGATTTTTGAGCAAGAATATCAGCGCGGTGTGCCTCAATATCCCGTTCGTGTGATTGGCGAATCAGAAAAAAGAGGAACAACTGTTCATTTCAAACCCGATTTTGAAATCTTCACCCTTACCCAAGAATACAACTACGAAACACTGGCCAACCGTTTGCGCGAATTGTCATTCCTCAACCCAGGCATCAAACTTAACCTAAAAGACCTGCGCGAAAAAGATGAGAACGGAGTTCCAAAATCAAATGCCTTTCTTTCGGTGGGTGGGTTACGCGAATTTGTCGAATACCTAGACTCTACTCGTGAGAAATTGATCGCCCAGCCCATTTATATCGAGAACGGAAATAAGAGCGACATTCCCATTCAAGTGGCAATGGGCTACAACACTTCGTATAGCGAAAACTTGGTTTCGTATGTCAACAACATCAACACCCACGAGGGTGGTACGCACGTGGCGGGTTTCCGCAGGGCTTTAACGCGCACATTAAAAAGTTATGCCGATAAATCAGGATTGCTGGAGAAAGCAAAAGTGGAAATCAGCGGTGACGATTTTCGAGAAGGGTTGACGGCCGTGATTTCGGTGAAAGTGCAAGAGCCACAGTTTGAAGGACAAACCAAAACCAAGCTAGGCAATAGCGAGGCCATGGGTGCGGTGGATGTTGCAGTAGGGGAGATGCTCCAAAACTTTTTGGAAGAAAATCCGCGCGAAGCAAAATTGATTGTAAGCAAAGTTATTTTAGCGGCACAGGCACGCATTGCCGCCAAGAAGGCACGTGAAATGGTGCAGCGGAAAAATGTATTATCAGGCACCGGCTTGCCGGGCAAGTTGGCCGACTGTGCCAGTTCAGACCCAGCGATATGCGAATTGTATTTGGTGGAGGGTGATTCGGCTGGCGGTTCTGCCAAGCAAGGCCGCGACCGAAATTTTCAAGCCATCCTTCCTTTGCGTGGAAAAATTTTGAATGTGGAAAAAGCACAAGAGCATAAGATTTACGAGAACGAAGAGATCAAGAATATGATCACTGCGTTGGGTGTAAGTTTTGGCACAGCCGATGACAGCAAGGCACTGAACTTATCCAAACTTCGCTACCATAAGGTCATCATCATGACGGATGCCGATGTGGACGGTAGCCACATTCGCACGTTGATCTTGACATTCTTCTTCCGCTACATGCGCGATTTGATTGAGCAAGGCTATGTGTACATTGCTTTGCCACCTTTGTATCAATTGAAAAAGGGCAAAGACGAAAGGTATTGTTGGAACGAAGAACAACGCGATGCCTTGATCAAGGAGATGAGTAAAGAGGGAAAAGAGGACAGCGTGGGCGTGCAACGTTACAAAGGGTTGGGAGAAATGAACCCTGAGCAATTGTGGACCACTACCATGGATCCGCAATTTAGAACCTTGAAGCAAGTGAATGTTGAGTCGGCTGCAGAAGCAGACCATTTGTTCTCCATGCTAATGGGCGATGAAGTTGCTCCGCGCAGAGATTTTATTGAGAAGAATGCGAAGTATGCGAAGATTGATATCTAA
- a CDS encoding putative toxin-antitoxin system toxin component, PIN family: MRVNRFVLDTNIWISYFITNNHQRIIDIIDLYEIDIFSCDELISEFSKVLGYEHIKKYRLNVRKAVKLLKEITTDFQLTYPIKNYIPEDVDDNYIIALALQKNSGFVTSGDMHILYRKKNLENQFRKLKIIEKNEFEKMFPL; the protein is encoded by the coding sequence ATGAGGGTAAACAGATTTGTGCTTGACACCAATATCTGGATAAGCTACTTTATTACTAATAACCATCAACGAATTATTGATATTATCGACCTCTATGAGATTGATATTTTTTCCTGTGATGAGTTAATAAGTGAGTTTAGTAAAGTATTGGGATATGAACATATCAAAAAGTATAGATTGAATGTTCGAAAAGCCGTTAAACTATTAAAAGAAATTACCACAGATTTTCAACTTACGTATCCAATCAAAAATTACATTCCTGAGGATGTAGATGATAACTATATTATTGCCTTGGCGTTGCAGAAGAATTCGGGTTTTGTAACCAGTGGGGATATGCATATACTTTACAGAAAGAAAAACCTTGAAAATCAATTCCGCAAATTGAAAATTATAGAGAAGAATGAGTTTGAAAAAATGTTCCCTCTTTAG